Proteins encoded in a region of the Natrarchaeobius halalkaliphilus genome:
- a CDS encoding TRAM domain-containing protein, with the protein MEIPDDLLCVFSAEVTERGDSYVIEVPERELELGDVDDGAVYRVALVGTQSTAQPNDTAQPNTTTQRDRDGPDPPVEVGDDRTVDIEGTGEQGDGIARVERGYVIIVPETEKGERVVIEITDVKENVAFGEVVERKDYYL; encoded by the coding sequence ATGGAAATTCCTGATGATTTGCTCTGTGTATTCAGCGCTGAAGTGACCGAACGCGGAGATTCGTACGTCATCGAGGTTCCCGAGCGCGAACTCGAACTCGGTGACGTAGACGACGGTGCGGTCTACCGCGTCGCACTGGTCGGGACACAGTCCACGGCGCAACCGAACGACACGGCGCAACCGAACACCACGACGCAACGAGATCGAGACGGACCGGACCCGCCAGTCGAGGTTGGAGACGATCGCACGGTAGATATCGAAGGGACGGGTGAACAGGGTGACGGCATCGCACGCGTCGAGCGCGGATACGTCATCATCGTTCCCGAGACGGAAAAAGGAGAGCGGGTGGTCATCGAAATTACCGACGTCAAAGAGAACGTCGCCTTTGGCGAGGTCGTCGAGCGAAAGGATTACTACCTTTGA